The Vespa velutina chromosome 4, iVesVel2.1, whole genome shotgun sequence genome has a window encoding:
- the LOC124948297 gene encoding uncharacterized protein LOC124948297, which yields MDLAETMKNIVAKGMQTEMGPPGGGSGYPGNPSSAGYVTEKTYMLIQAYLQTKSWNPSIELLQCIAEYKDGSIIPSAAYLQMMASRMAVDSQGRLVLRENGKIILPYEHFANAVMMKHITGPQGIHLGLEGTVRAVMESYTIGREYFGMEKEFIIEVVQNCPNPACRYKNQFEMQKMGHMAPTYIQENEATTSLLRTGFPHNTDFQPALSGANPNTHLPIGTGADMSEMRGGGNQMNIQRPPSRPSLNIPHRPVSQEKKVSTNKQHYESLISNIPISDHKLTEFLRTNLDNLDSLSGLGLGNLQSLSNANKDLLALHNGAWSLENEKGSRSGSSNLEVGQEKIIRAYTEVIKNTARMKACIRPAMCKPYGKQSEALQKTLVDTIQLVQSLRSIIPPPIIPIVSWKNEDKHRLDHTSTPYLPALKAGGLEELCEQRKLD from the exons aTGGACTTGGCAGaaactatgaaaaatattgtcgCCAAAGGTATGCAAACAGAGATGGGTCCACCGGGTGGAGGTTCTGGATACCCTGGTAACCCAAGCAGTGCAGGATATGTAACAGAGAAAACATATATGTTAATTCAAGCATATTTGCAAACTAAAAGTTGGAATCCTAGCATTGAATTGTTACAATGTATAGCCGAATATAAGGATGGATCTATAATACCAAGTGCTGCGTACTTACA AATGATGGCATCTAGAATGGCAGTGGATTCACAAGGAAGATTGGTTTTGAGAGAAAAtgggaaaataatattaccttATGAACATTTTGCCAATGCTGTGATGATGAAACACATAACTGGGCCACAGGGTATACATTTGGGACTCGAGGGAACAGTTAGGGCCGTTATGGAATCTTATACAATTGGACGAGAATATTTTGGAATGGAGAAGGAATTTATCATTGAGGTTGTACAAAATTGTCCAAATCCAGCTTGTCGGTACAAGAATCAATTCGAGATGCAAAAGATGGGCCATATGGCACCTACGTATATTCAAGAAAATGAAGCTACAACATCCCTCTTACGTACAGGTTTTCCACATAATACAGATTTTCAACCA gCATTAAGCGGTGCTAATCCTAATACACACTTACCCATTGGGACCGGTGCAGACATGTCAGAAATGAGAGGTGGTGGGAACCAAATGAATATACAACGTCCACCGAGCCGTCCATCTTTAAATATTCCACATCGGCCTGTGtctcaagaaaaaaaagtatcaacCAATAAACAGCATTATGAATCactaatatctaatattcCTATATCAGATCACAAATTAACAGAATTTTTACGAACAAATCTGGATAATTTGGACAGCCTTAGTGGACTTGGGCTAGGTAATCTTCAAAGTTTAAGCAATGCAAATAAAGATCTGTTAGCTTTACATAATGGTGCTTGGTcgttagaaaatgaaaagggtTCACGTTCGGGTTCTTCTAACTTGGAAG TTGGACAAGAAAAGATAATTAGAGCTTATACAGAAGTTATAAAAAACACGGCCAGGATGAAGGCTTGTATACGTCCTGCAATGTGCAAACCATATGGAAAACAATCTGAAGCATtacaaaaaa CTTTGGTCGATACGATACAGCTTGTACAATCTCTGAGAAGTATTATACCACCACCTATTATACCAATTGTGAGCtggaaaaatgaagataaacaTCGGTTAGATCATACCAGCACTCCTTATCTTCCGGCATT AAAAGCTGGTGGATTAGAAGAATTATGCGAACAGCGCAAGCTAGACTAG
- the LOC124948628 gene encoding serine hydroxymethyltransferase isoform X1, which produces MFRTCINLNRRGFRLARRNLLLKRTTCGMNAVEIPQGYILNDRYISHKSFHVTTRATTCGVSNQKTMPDILYGNVWELDPELFKLMEKEKKRQHSGLEMIASENFTSLSVLQCLSSCLHNKYSEGLPGQRYYGGNEYIDEIEILAQKRSLEAFNLNPEEWGCNVQPYSGSPANFAVYTGLLEPHGRIMGLDLPDGGHLTHGFFTATKKISATSIFFESMPYKVNPETGFIDYDKLAEQAQLFKPKVIIAGVSCYSRCLDYKRFREIADQNNAYLFSDMAHVSGLVAAGLIPSPFEYSDVVSTTTHKTLRGPRAGVIFYRKGIRSVTKDEKKIMYDLENRINQAVFPGLQGGPHNHAIAAIATTMKQVKTPEFHAYQKQIISNAKRLCVGLQNLGYKISTGGTDVHMLLVDLRPFGITGSKAEKILEEISIACNKNTTPGDKSALNPGGIRLGTPALTTRGFKEEDIDKVVNFIHKGLLLSKEISKISGPKLVDFKQVLNTNADIKAKVAALKEEVETFSHQFPIPGIEQY; this is translated from the exons atgtttcgtacgtgtattaatttaaatcgtcGCGGCTTTCGATTGGCACGAAGGAACTTACTTCTTAAACGAACAACATGCGGCATGAATGCCGTTGAAATTCCTCaaggatatattttaaatgatcgtTACATTTCGCATAAGAGTTTCCATGTTACTACACGTGCAACCACTTGTGGCGTTTCGAATcaaaaa ACGATGCCTGATATATTGTATGGTAATGTCTGGGAACTTGACCCAGAATTATTTAAgttaatggaaaaagaaaagaaacgtcaACACTCTGGTCTTGAAATGATTGCCAGTGAAAATTTTACATCTCTTAGTGTATTACAATGTTTAAGTTCTTGTCTTCATAATAAATACAGCGAGGGTCTTCCTGGGCAAAG atattatggAGGAAATGAATACATAGATGAGATAGAAATATTAGCACAGAAAAGATCTTTAGAGGCATTTAATTTAAATCCTGAAGAATGGGGATGCAATGTACAACCTTATTCTGGAAGTCCTGCCAATTTTGCAGTATATACAGGATTGTTAGAACCACATGGTCGTATCATGGGCTTAGATCTTCCAGATGGTGGACATCTTACGCAtg GATTTTTTACTGCAACCAAGAAGATTTCAGCAACATCCATCTTTTTTGAATCAATGCCTTATAAAGTTAATCCTGAAACGGGTTTCATTGATTATGATAAATTAGCAGAACAAGCACAATTGTTTAAACCTAAAGTTATTATAGCAGGAGTGTCTTGTTACAGTAGATGTTtagattataaaagatttagaGAAATTGCAGATCAGAACAATGCTTACTTGTTCAGTGATATGGCCCATGTTTCTGGTTTAGTCGCAGCAGGTTTAATTCCTAGTCCATTCGAATACAGCGACGTTGTTTCAACTACAACTCATAAAACTTTGAG GGGTCCTCGTGCTGGTGTCATTTTTTACAGGAAAGGCATTAGAAGTGTtacaaaagatgaaaagaaaattatgtatgatttagaaaatagaattaatcAAGCAGTATTCCCAGGACTTCAGGGTGGACCTCATAATCATGCAATTGCTGCCATTGCTACGACAATGAAGCAAGTTAAAACACCTGAATTTCATGCTTATCAAAAACAAATCATTTCTAATGCAAAGAGATTGTGTGTCGGTTTACAAAATCTTGGTTACAAGATTAGCACTGGAGGAACTGATGTTCATATGCTTTTAGTAGATTTAAGACCCTTTGGAATTACAGGTTCTAAAGCAGAAAAGATTTTAGAAGAAATTTCGATAgcatgtaataaaaatactacTCCCGGTGATAAAAGTGCCCTTAATCCTGGTGGTATTAGATTAGGTACACCAGCATTGACTACACGTGGtttcaaagaagaagatatagataaagttgtgaattttatacataaag gatTACTATTATCTAaggaaataagtaaaatttctGGACCTAAACTTGTAGACTTTAAGCAAGTATTGAATACTAATGCTGATATCAAAGCTAAAGTTGCTGCATTAAAAGAGGAAGTAGAAACTTTCTCTCATCAATTTCCAATTCCAGGAATtgaacaatattaa
- the LOC124948628 gene encoding serine hydroxymethyltransferase isoform X2, whose translation MPDILYGNVWELDPELFKLMEKEKKRQHSGLEMIASENFTSLSVLQCLSSCLHNKYSEGLPGQRYYGGNEYIDEIEILAQKRSLEAFNLNPEEWGCNVQPYSGSPANFAVYTGLLEPHGRIMGLDLPDGGHLTHGFFTATKKISATSIFFESMPYKVNPETGFIDYDKLAEQAQLFKPKVIIAGVSCYSRCLDYKRFREIADQNNAYLFSDMAHVSGLVAAGLIPSPFEYSDVVSTTTHKTLRGPRAGVIFYRKGIRSVTKDEKKIMYDLENRINQAVFPGLQGGPHNHAIAAIATTMKQVKTPEFHAYQKQIISNAKRLCVGLQNLGYKISTGGTDVHMLLVDLRPFGITGSKAEKILEEISIACNKNTTPGDKSALNPGGIRLGTPALTTRGFKEEDIDKVVNFIHKGLLLSKEISKISGPKLVDFKQVLNTNADIKAKVAALKEEVETFSHQFPIPGIEQY comes from the exons ATGCCTGATATATTGTATGGTAATGTCTGGGAACTTGACCCAGAATTATTTAAgttaatggaaaaagaaaagaaacgtcaACACTCTGGTCTTGAAATGATTGCCAGTGAAAATTTTACATCTCTTAGTGTATTACAATGTTTAAGTTCTTGTCTTCATAATAAATACAGCGAGGGTCTTCCTGGGCAAAG atattatggAGGAAATGAATACATAGATGAGATAGAAATATTAGCACAGAAAAGATCTTTAGAGGCATTTAATTTAAATCCTGAAGAATGGGGATGCAATGTACAACCTTATTCTGGAAGTCCTGCCAATTTTGCAGTATATACAGGATTGTTAGAACCACATGGTCGTATCATGGGCTTAGATCTTCCAGATGGTGGACATCTTACGCAtg GATTTTTTACTGCAACCAAGAAGATTTCAGCAACATCCATCTTTTTTGAATCAATGCCTTATAAAGTTAATCCTGAAACGGGTTTCATTGATTATGATAAATTAGCAGAACAAGCACAATTGTTTAAACCTAAAGTTATTATAGCAGGAGTGTCTTGTTACAGTAGATGTTtagattataaaagatttagaGAAATTGCAGATCAGAACAATGCTTACTTGTTCAGTGATATGGCCCATGTTTCTGGTTTAGTCGCAGCAGGTTTAATTCCTAGTCCATTCGAATACAGCGACGTTGTTTCAACTACAACTCATAAAACTTTGAG GGGTCCTCGTGCTGGTGTCATTTTTTACAGGAAAGGCATTAGAAGTGTtacaaaagatgaaaagaaaattatgtatgatttagaaaatagaattaatcAAGCAGTATTCCCAGGACTTCAGGGTGGACCTCATAATCATGCAATTGCTGCCATTGCTACGACAATGAAGCAAGTTAAAACACCTGAATTTCATGCTTATCAAAAACAAATCATTTCTAATGCAAAGAGATTGTGTGTCGGTTTACAAAATCTTGGTTACAAGATTAGCACTGGAGGAACTGATGTTCATATGCTTTTAGTAGATTTAAGACCCTTTGGAATTACAGGTTCTAAAGCAGAAAAGATTTTAGAAGAAATTTCGATAgcatgtaataaaaatactacTCCCGGTGATAAAAGTGCCCTTAATCCTGGTGGTATTAGATTAGGTACACCAGCATTGACTACACGTGGtttcaaagaagaagatatagataaagttgtgaattttatacataaag gatTACTATTATCTAaggaaataagtaaaatttctGGACCTAAACTTGTAGACTTTAAGCAAGTATTGAATACTAATGCTGATATCAAAGCTAAAGTTGCTGCATTAAAAGAGGAAGTAGAAACTTTCTCTCATCAATTTCCAATTCCAGGAATtgaacaatattaa
- the LOC124948299 gene encoding Golgi to ER traffic protein 4 homolog: protein MASRYNHGVQRVLAKLEASINSENYYEAHQMYRTLYFRYLGQKKYAELLELLYNGSLLLLQHEQHVSGADLGILLVNVLIQSELQPSSEYFEKITHLFSLMSPFSPERESFVQSALRWSTKGTNHKTGDPELHQRMAQVFWREKNYLMAKQHFIHSKDGSGCAAMLVELHEQRGYSNEIDLFIAQAVLQYLCLQNKKTAQEVFNSYTSRHPKINSGPPYLLPLLNFLFFLLKTIDSGKLGVFTVLCDQYQISLNRDPCYRQYLDKIGQLFFNVPPPRPRNTGLFGSLLQSFFNGLEEEDSDDEQRNIASTSHATQELD from the exons ATGGCCTCGCGGTATAATCACGGTGTTCAGCGAGTTTTAGCAAAATTAGAAGCATCTATAAATtcagaaaattattatgaagcTCATCAAATGTACAGAACTTTATATTTCAG ATATCTCGGACAGAAGAAGTATGCAGAATTATTGGAATTATTGTACAATGGATCTTTACTTTTGTTACAGCACGAAcag CATGTTAGCGGAGCCGACTTAGGAATTTTATTAGTAAACGTTTTAATACAATCAGAGTTACAACCATCAtcggaatatttcgaaaagataACACATCTGTTTAGTTTAATGAGCCCGTTCTCTCCCGAAAGAGAATCATTTGTACAGTCGGCTCTTCGATGGAGTACAAAAGGTACAAATCATAAAACTGGAGATCCTGAATTACATCAAAGAATGGCACAAGTATTTTGGagag agaaaaattatttaatggcTAAACAACATTTCATACATAGTAAAGATGGTTCTGGATGTGCCGCAATGTTAGTAGAATTACATGAACAACGTGGATATTCAAATGAGATAGACCTTTTTATAGCCCAAGCAGTTTTGCA ATATCTTTGTttacaaaataagaaaactgCACAGGAAGTATTTAATTCTTATACTTCTCGACATCCAAAAATAAATAGCGGTCCACcgtatcttcttcctttattgaactttctattcttcttattaaaaacaattgatAG CGGTAAATTAGGAGTTTTTACAGTTCTTTGCGATCAATATCAGATATCCTTGAACAGAGATCCTTGTTATCGTcaatatttagataaaatagGCCAGTTGTTCTTCAATGTTCCACCACCACGTCCTCGTAATACTGGATTATTTGGATCACTTTTgcaatcattttttaatgGTTTAGAAGAAGAGGATTCAGACGATGAACAGCGAAATATAGCATCGACGTCGCACGCGACACAAGAACTTGACTGA